A stretch of Henckelia pumila isolate YLH828 chromosome 4, ASM3356847v2, whole genome shotgun sequence DNA encodes these proteins:
- the LOC140865606 gene encoding uncharacterized protein: protein MATELPKGFKMPRKFGGNKYWKPKVTPRTTIGNICPAVTKRLPPSIRNGGGRHPEKEEPVDKTKHWGDLEEEEEEEEEEEEQMEEEELEDGIQSVDSLSRKACVPFLMVSACVLLLVWKLLMSLTFVSNIGKNPRGLSIKSLKKKKRR from the exons ATGGCAACCGAACTACCGAAGGGATTTAAAATGCCAAGGAAATTCGGAGGAAACAAATATTGGAAGCCGAAGGTTACACCAAGAACAACCATAGGAAACATTTGTCCGGCTGTTACCAAAAGGTTACCTCCAAGTATCAGGAATGGGGGTGGGAGGCACCCTGAAAAG GAGGAACCCGTAGATAAGACCAAACATTGGGGGGAtttggaggaggaggaggaagaagaagaggaagaggaagaaCAGATGGAGGAAGAGGAATTGGAAGATGGCATTCAATCTGTGGACAGCCTTTCCAG GAAAGCTTGTGTTCCCTTTTTAATGGTATCAGCTTGTGTACTCCTACTGGTGTGGAAACTCCTGATGTCATTGACCTTCGTAAGCAACATAGGAAAGAACCCGAGAGGCCTCTCTATCAA GTCcttgaagaaaaagaagagaagatAG